The Chitinophaga flava genome has a segment encoding these proteins:
- a CDS encoding UbiA-like polyprenyltransferase has protein sequence MITAINKYLSLVKFSHTIFAMPFALTGYFMATTKGGGSFSWTTFGLVVLCMVFARSAAMAFNRWLDTDIDKLNPRTAKREIPAGVISPQNAMFFILINVMLFVLTTWFINRICFFLSPVALLVVLGYSYTKRFTALCHMVLGVGLSLAPIGAYLAVTGEFAVLPVLVSVLVLCWVSGFDIIYSLQDEDFDKSQQLNSIPAWLGLSGALRFSELLHVVAAALVITIGITGHYHWLFWIGAAAFISMLVSQHLLVKPHDLSKVNVMFMTTNGIASVVFAIFVIADMLLFS, from the coding sequence ATGATTACTGCTATTAACAAGTATCTGTCACTGGTAAAGTTCAGCCATACCATCTTTGCCATGCCTTTTGCCCTGACGGGTTATTTTATGGCCACCACCAAAGGTGGGGGCAGCTTCAGCTGGACTACCTTCGGACTGGTGGTGCTTTGTATGGTGTTTGCCCGTAGTGCGGCCATGGCGTTCAACCGCTGGCTGGATACGGACATCGACAAACTCAACCCACGTACGGCCAAACGGGAAATACCCGCCGGCGTGATCTCTCCGCAGAACGCCATGTTTTTCATCCTGATCAACGTGATGCTGTTCGTACTGACTACCTGGTTCATCAACCGTATCTGTTTTTTCCTGTCACCCGTTGCACTGCTGGTAGTGCTGGGATATAGTTATACCAAACGTTTTACAGCCTTGTGCCATATGGTGCTGGGGGTAGGGCTTTCACTGGCGCCAATCGGGGCTTATCTGGCCGTTACAGGTGAATTTGCCGTGCTGCCGGTACTGGTATCGGTGCTGGTACTTTGCTGGGTATCTGGTTTCGATATTATTTATTCCCTGCAGGATGAGGACTTCGACAAGTCACAGCAGCTGAATTCAATTCCGGCCTGGCTGGGTCTTTCCGGAGCCCTGCGTTTCTCCGAGCTGCTGCATGTGGTGGCTGCTGCACTGGTGATCACCATCGGTATCACCGGTCATTATCACTGGCTGTTCTGGATAGGAGCCGCTGCATTCATATCCATGCTGGTGTCTCAGCACCTGCTGGTAAAGCCACACGACCTCAGCAAGGTGAATGTGATGTTTATGACGACTAACGGTATCGCCAGCGTGGTGTTTGCCATTTTTGTAATAGCAGATATGCTGCTGTTCTCCTAA
- the ruvX gene encoding Holliday junction resolvase RuvX produces the protein MARVMAIDYGKKRTGLAVTDPLQLIASGLTTVPTHELVPFLKKYFATEEVEMMIIGEPKNLDGNDTHATPLVAECIRVLQKNFPHIPVKKVDERFTSRMAFQSMIDSGLKKKDRQNKGLVDEISATIILQEYLQNKM, from the coding sequence ATGGCACGTGTGATGGCAATAGATTATGGAAAAAAACGAACCGGACTGGCCGTGACAGATCCGCTGCAGCTGATTGCCAGCGGACTCACCACTGTCCCTACCCATGAACTGGTCCCTTTCCTGAAAAAATATTTTGCCACTGAAGAAGTGGAGATGATGATCATCGGAGAGCCCAAAAATCTGGATGGTAATGATACCCACGCCACCCCACTGGTGGCAGAATGTATCCGGGTACTCCAGAAGAACTTCCCTCATATTCCTGTCAAAAAAGTAGACGAACGCTTTACCTCCCGTATGGCTTTTCAGAGTATGATCGATAGCGGACTGAAGAAAAAGGACCGCCAGAATAAAGGCCTGGTCGATGAAATCAGCGCCACTATTATTCTACAGGAATATTTACAGAATAAAATGTAA
- a CDS encoding RNA methyltransferase, whose translation MRKLSMDELGRKTVDEFKAADKTPLVLVLDNVRSMHNVGSVFRTADAFLLQGIVLCGYTPVPPHRDINKTALGATETVEWQYFPTTMEAVNALKSAGYLIITIEQAAGSVMLDAFVPPVNQPVALVFGNEVSGVDAEVMKMADGCIEIPQSGMKHSLNISVSTGIVVWDIFVKLRAVTNRG comes from the coding sequence ATGAGAAAGTTAAGCATGGATGAACTGGGCCGTAAAACGGTGGACGAGTTCAAGGCAGCAGATAAAACACCGCTGGTGCTGGTGTTGGATAATGTGCGCAGTATGCACAACGTTGGGTCGGTGTTCCGTACCGCAGATGCCTTCCTGTTACAGGGCATCGTTTTATGTGGTTATACGCCCGTGCCACCCCACCGGGATATCAATAAAACTGCCCTCGGCGCCACCGAAACGGTGGAATGGCAATATTTCCCCACTACTATGGAGGCTGTCAATGCCCTCAAATCCGCCGGATATCTTATAATAACTATAGAACAGGCCGCCGGTAGTGTGATGCTGGATGCTTTTGTTCCTCCTGTCAATCAGCCTGTGGCGCTCGTTTTCGGGAATGAAGTGAGCGGTGTGGATGCAGAAGTAATGAAGATGGCAGATGGCTGTATCGAGATACCACAGTCCGGAATGAAACACTCCCTGAATATTTCTGTCAGCACTGGTATTGTGGTTTGGGATATCTTTGTAAAACTGCGGGCCGTTACAAACCGTGGTTGA
- the mutS gene encoding DNA mismatch repair protein MutS yields MAKSKSEETPLMLQHKAIKDKYPDAVLLFRVGDFYETFNEDAVIASRVLGIVLTKRANGSASYVDLAGFPHHSLDTYLHKLVKAGHRVAVCDQLEDPKTVKGIVKRGVTEMVTPGVAVNDKLLENTSNNFLAAVHFGADITGVSFLDISTGEFIIAEGSTEYVDKLLQSFRPAEVVFARQQQKHFKATFGSRFYTYNLDEWIFTSTYAEEILLKHFQTHSLKGFGVDGMDTAIIAAGATLHYLKDTEHPNLQHITRLQRISQEDFLWMDRFTVRNLELLNSSVENGHTLLKVLDNTVTPMGARLLKRWLVFPLRDIAPINERLDTVAFFIKEAELSKTLTHHLKLTGDLERLVSKIPLRKINPREVMQLAHSLEQVQAVQELLSKSDNDYLLRLNEKLDPCAPILNKILNEVMENPPVLVNKGGVIREGVNAELDELRGIATKGKDFLLQIQQKESEATGIPSLKIAFNNVFGYYLEVTNTHKNKVPDTWIRKQTLANAERYITPELKEYEEKITGAEDKILTLETRLFDELLAALQPFIEPVQRNAQAFAQLDCLLCFAQNAVQYKYRRPVITDGYQLDIREGRHPVIEKGLPAGEAYVANDIQLNKDNQQIIILTGPNMSGKSALLRQTALITLMAHMGSFVPATSAEIGLTDKIFTRVGASDNLSGGESTFMVEMNETASIINTITSRSLVILDEIGRGTSTYDGISIAWSIVEYLHDMTTHRPKTLFATHYHELNELENKHERVKNFHITNMESGNKIIFLRKLAPGGSRHSFGIHVARMAGMPPELIERANEVLANLEEKHIDTSLQKNIKNIATPTQKLQLNIFDAHSDTFQQIRDKLGAVDINRLTPVEALLKLSEIKEMIN; encoded by the coding sequence ATGGCAAAAAGTAAATCAGAAGAAACGCCACTGATGCTACAGCATAAGGCTATCAAGGATAAGTACCCGGATGCAGTACTATTGTTCCGTGTAGGCGATTTTTACGAAACCTTTAATGAAGACGCTGTGATAGCGTCCAGAGTGCTGGGCATTGTGTTAACCAAAAGGGCCAATGGCTCTGCTTCATATGTAGACCTGGCAGGCTTTCCCCATCATTCACTCGACACCTACCTTCACAAGCTGGTAAAAGCAGGTCACCGTGTGGCCGTTTGTGATCAGCTGGAAGACCCGAAAACAGTAAAAGGCATTGTCAAACGCGGCGTTACGGAGATGGTAACCCCCGGCGTGGCCGTTAATGATAAACTGCTGGAGAATACCAGCAACAACTTCCTGGCCGCCGTACATTTCGGAGCAGACATTACCGGCGTTTCCTTCCTCGATATCTCCACCGGCGAATTTATCATCGCCGAAGGCAGTACCGAATATGTGGATAAACTCCTGCAGAGCTTCCGTCCGGCTGAAGTAGTGTTTGCCCGTCAGCAACAGAAACATTTTAAAGCCACCTTCGGCTCCCGCTTTTATACCTATAACCTGGATGAGTGGATCTTTACTTCTACTTATGCAGAAGAGATACTACTGAAACATTTTCAAACCCACTCGCTGAAAGGTTTCGGTGTAGACGGCATGGACACAGCCATCATAGCGGCCGGCGCCACCCTTCACTACCTGAAGGACACAGAACATCCGAACCTGCAGCATATCACCCGTCTGCAACGTATCAGCCAGGAAGACTTCCTCTGGATGGACCGCTTTACCGTGCGCAACCTGGAACTGCTCAACAGCAGCGTGGAAAACGGCCATACCCTGCTCAAAGTCCTCGACAATACCGTCACCCCGATGGGCGCCCGCCTGCTGAAACGCTGGCTGGTATTCCCCCTGCGTGACATCGCTCCGATCAATGAGCGGCTGGACACCGTAGCCTTCTTCATCAAGGAAGCGGAACTGTCCAAAACACTGACACATCACCTCAAACTCACCGGCGACCTGGAAAGGCTGGTATCCAAAATACCACTCCGTAAGATCAATCCCCGGGAAGTGATGCAGCTGGCCCACTCTCTCGAACAAGTACAGGCCGTACAGGAGCTGCTTTCCAAAAGCGACAATGACTACCTGTTACGCCTCAACGAAAAACTGGATCCCTGCGCTCCTATCCTCAACAAGATACTGAATGAGGTGATGGAAAACCCGCCGGTACTGGTTAACAAGGGCGGTGTGATCCGCGAAGGCGTGAACGCCGAACTGGACGAACTGCGCGGCATCGCCACCAAAGGCAAAGACTTCCTGCTGCAAATACAGCAGAAAGAATCCGAAGCCACCGGCATCCCTTCCCTGAAGATAGCCTTCAACAACGTTTTCGGCTACTACCTGGAAGTGACCAACACCCACAAAAACAAGGTGCCCGATACGTGGATACGCAAACAGACCTTAGCCAACGCTGAAAGATATATCACACCGGAGCTGAAAGAATACGAAGAAAAAATCACCGGCGCCGAAGACAAAATCCTGACGCTGGAAACAAGACTGTTTGACGAACTGCTGGCTGCCCTGCAACCATTTATTGAACCGGTACAACGCAATGCACAGGCTTTCGCACAACTCGACTGTCTGCTCTGCTTTGCCCAGAACGCCGTACAATACAAATACCGTCGTCCGGTCATCACCGACGGTTACCAGCTCGACATCCGTGAAGGCCGGCACCCTGTTATCGAAAAAGGACTGCCTGCCGGAGAAGCTTATGTAGCCAATGATATACAGCTCAACAAAGACAATCAGCAGATCATCATCCTGACAGGTCCCAACATGAGCGGTAAATCGGCCCTGCTGCGGCAAACCGCCCTCATCACCCTCATGGCACATATGGGTAGCTTTGTACCCGCCACCAGTGCAGAGATCGGGCTTACCGACAAGATCTTCACCCGCGTAGGCGCTTCTGATAACCTGAGTGGCGGCGAATCCACCTTCATGGTTGAGATGAATGAAACAGCCAGCATCATCAATACCATCACCTCACGCAGCCTGGTCATACTCGATGAAATAGGCCGTGGTACCAGCACCTACGATGGTATCTCCATTGCATGGAGTATTGTAGAATATCTGCATGATATGACTACCCATCGTCCGAAAACACTGTTCGCCACCCACTATCATGAGTTGAATGAACTGGAGAATAAACATGAAAGAGTGAAGAACTTCCATATCACCAATATGGAATCCGGCAATAAAATCATCTTCCTGCGTAAACTGGCACCAGGCGGCAGCCGTCACAGTTTCGGTATTCATGTGGCCCGCATGGCCGGCATGCCACCCGAACTGATAGAAAGAGCCAACGAAGTACTGGCCAACCTGGAAGAAAAACATATCGATACTTCCCTGCAGAAAAACATCAAGAATATTGCGACTCCTACACAAAAGCTGCAGCTCAATATTTTTGATGCACACAGTGATACCTTCCAGCAGATCCGGGATAAACTGGGCGCTGTTGACATCAACCGTCTGACACCGGTGGAGGCCTTGCTTAAACTGAGTGAAATCAAGGAGATGATTAACTAA
- the def gene encoding peptide deformylase: MILPIVAYGHPVLRKVADDITPDYPNLKELIANMWETMYGSNGVGVAAPQINKSIRLFVVDSKQIIDNLEDDEKNDYPGDNGIKEVFINAQIVETGGKEWAYNEGCLSIPKVREDVNRAETVTLSYVNENFEPQQKTFTGVTARVILHEYDHIDGKLFIDHLKPLKRRMLKSKLEDITKGKVRVDYKMTFPK, encoded by the coding sequence ATGATATTGCCAATAGTAGCTTATGGGCACCCGGTGCTGAGGAAAGTAGCAGATGATATCACGCCCGACTATCCCAATCTGAAAGAGTTGATCGCAAATATGTGGGAAACCATGTATGGCTCCAATGGAGTAGGTGTTGCAGCTCCACAGATAAATAAGTCTATCCGCTTGTTTGTGGTAGACAGCAAACAAATCATCGACAATCTGGAAGATGATGAAAAGAACGATTATCCTGGAGATAATGGTATAAAGGAAGTGTTTATCAACGCACAAATCGTTGAAACCGGCGGAAAGGAATGGGCTTATAACGAAGGCTGTCTGAGCATTCCCAAAGTAAGGGAAGATGTGAACAGGGCAGAGACAGTGACTCTTTCTTATGTGAACGAAAATTTTGAGCCACAGCAAAAAACGTTTACCGGTGTTACCGCCCGTGTGATCCTGCACGAATACGACCACATCGATGGTAAGCTGTTCATCGACCACCTGAAGCCGCTGAAACGCAGAATGTTAAAGAGTAAGCTCGAAGATATAACCAAAGGAAAAGTAAGGGTAGACTACAAAATGACGTTTCCTAAATAG
- a CDS encoding OmpA family protein, whose translation MAIKHFTIGSLLLLMAAGIKAQEQKSVLAIADEHYTRYEYKPAAVLYSRLAAKKNVQPEVLKKLAQCYRKINAYQESVDIFQRIASLPDAQPEDFLHYADALKSMEQYEAAKTQYTRYAELSKHDVGLQLAGCDSALLWKALPAAFKVVNRTELNTASSDWGAVWYGNKLVFSSDSLRYTMLDPGTKPGHKKFPATDRPYQKLYFVDTVQGQPAVALIRGIETTFNRYRFHIGPVAFSASLDTAYLTVTNPDQITHKKEKSKTLYGTRRLQLFISIKKDGKWQTPEPFTYNNPEAYSLGHATLSRDGRYLYFASDMPGGIGKTDIWYSEKQQDGSWGTPANCGPVINTPEEEAFPVVNGQQELHFSSKGHVGMGSLDIFLTKGAAGNWTAPVNMHSPVNSAGDDFLLEQKGPQWFFASNRQGGKGEDDIYSLEQLTIPEPYQAASKPVKILQTLVMDAQTRKPLEDAVVTLFHKRKEISWTQQVNSGGRNYNVLEEAAPYMVFAAKDRYASSAMYVFSSDTLSADTLRVTLYLTKETPSVNDVITLQNIYYDRDKYDIRPEAYPVLDSLVAFMLRYPNMKVEVGAHTDSRATTAYNLELSNNRAAAVVNYLIKHGIAEERMQAKGYGESKLVNRCADGVECSEEEHQVNRRTEIRILRR comes from the coding sequence ATGGCAATAAAACATTTCACTATAGGAAGCCTGTTGTTATTGATGGCAGCAGGAATAAAAGCACAGGAGCAGAAATCGGTGCTGGCAATCGCCGATGAACATTATACCCGCTATGAATATAAACCTGCAGCCGTATTGTATAGCAGACTGGCGGCGAAAAAGAATGTACAGCCGGAGGTGCTGAAAAAGCTGGCGCAGTGTTATCGTAAGATCAATGCTTATCAGGAGTCTGTTGACATCTTTCAAAGGATTGCGAGTCTCCCCGATGCACAGCCGGAAGACTTTCTTCACTATGCAGATGCCCTGAAGAGTATGGAACAATACGAAGCAGCCAAAACACAATATACCCGCTATGCGGAGCTGTCAAAACACGATGTTGGCTTGCAACTGGCAGGATGTGACTCCGCATTGCTGTGGAAAGCTTTACCGGCCGCTTTTAAAGTAGTAAACAGAACAGAACTCAACACCGCCTCTTCTGATTGGGGCGCGGTCTGGTATGGAAATAAACTGGTGTTCAGCTCCGACAGTCTGCGATATACGATGCTGGATCCGGGTACCAAACCTGGTCATAAAAAGTTTCCGGCAACAGACCGCCCATACCAGAAACTGTATTTTGTAGACACAGTTCAGGGCCAGCCAGCTGTGGCGCTGATACGGGGCATCGAAACTACGTTTAACCGATACCGTTTTCATATCGGCCCGGTTGCTTTTTCTGCCAGCCTGGATACAGCGTATCTAACGGTTACCAACCCTGATCAGATCACGCATAAAAAGGAAAAATCAAAAACTTTATACGGTACCCGCAGGCTGCAATTGTTTATCAGCATAAAAAAAGATGGCAAATGGCAAACTCCTGAACCATTTACTTACAACAACCCTGAGGCATATTCGCTCGGACATGCCACACTGAGCAGGGATGGCCGTTATCTCTACTTTGCCAGCGATATGCCGGGAGGTATTGGTAAAACAGATATCTGGTACAGCGAAAAACAACAGGACGGTTCATGGGGCACACCGGCCAACTGTGGCCCTGTAATCAACACCCCGGAAGAAGAAGCGTTTCCGGTAGTGAACGGACAACAGGAATTGCACTTCTCCAGCAAAGGCCATGTCGGTATGGGAAGTCTCGACATCTTCCTCACAAAAGGTGCCGCCGGCAACTGGACGGCTCCTGTTAATATGCATTCCCCGGTTAATTCCGCCGGTGATGATTTCCTGCTGGAGCAGAAAGGTCCACAGTGGTTCTTTGCTTCCAACCGCCAGGGTGGGAAAGGAGAAGATGATATTTATTCTCTGGAGCAGTTAACTATTCCCGAGCCATACCAGGCAGCCAGCAAGCCAGTGAAGATATTGCAGACACTGGTGATGGACGCCCAAACCCGGAAACCACTGGAAGACGCGGTAGTAACGTTGTTCCATAAACGAAAAGAAATAAGTTGGACGCAACAGGTGAATTCTGGCGGAAGAAATTATAATGTGCTGGAAGAAGCTGCGCCCTATATGGTGTTTGCTGCCAAGGATCGTTATGCTTCTTCAGCGATGTATGTTTTCTCTTCTGATACGTTGTCTGCAGATACCCTTCGCGTAACACTTTATCTCACCAAAGAAACGCCATCAGTCAACGATGTGATAACACTACAAAACATCTATTACGACCGCGATAAATACGATATCCGTCCTGAGGCTTACCCAGTGCTGGATTCACTGGTAGCATTCATGTTACGTTATCCCAATATGAAAGTAGAAGTTGGTGCCCATACCGATAGCCGTGCCACAACTGCCTATAACCTGGAGTTATCCAACAACAGAGCTGCTGCAGTTGTCAACTATCTCATCAAACATGGGATAGCGGAAGAACGAATGCAGGCCAAAGGCTACGGTGAGTCAAAACTGGTGAACCGATGTGCAGATGGGGTAGAATGTTCTGAAGAAGAACATCAGGTGAATAGAAGAACAGAAATCCGGATATTGCGCAGATAA